One Ranitomeya variabilis isolate aRanVar5 chromosome 5, aRanVar5.hap1, whole genome shotgun sequence DNA window includes the following coding sequences:
- the LOC143774859 gene encoding nodal homolog 2-A-like, which produces MYWFTSNFYFTIISMILGMSSSLPVQQMIIPLQHSTLDLNSSPTLHGKRQFQNMKHSPFMMQLYQTLVLGNTTDLSSLEYSTLQDSDTILSLSAKNCSQLTKHWELSFDMSSITRNIEIQLAELRINFAPGRTHDVTLDISHSKEGEGKTFLGSVKIDFSIERGPTLKTINITRLIQSYFHQSEHFNLKNDQKEEMPKNGQESNCTEVSTDRVVLVVFTKDIPSANLHGYPNLIQTVESSKHVTTPLSGINRIRKSRSAERAKIMANFPTTPTVDGKPMCRRVDMMLNFVNFGWGDWVIYPPKINAYRCEGACAIPLSEIFKPTNHAYIKSLVKLYNSDGVDDPSCVPVKMRPLSMLMNEGGRVVMKIHEDMIVEECGCH; this is translated from the exons ATGTATTGGTTCACCTCCAACTTCTACTTCACCATCATCTCCATGATTCTGGGAATGTCTTCTTCTCTACCAGTGCAACAAATGATAATTCCTCTTCAACATTCAACTCTTGATTTGAATTCTTCACCTACTTTACATGGAAAGAGACAGTTCCAGAATATGAAGCACTCTCCCTTTATGATGCAACTCTACCAGACCCTCGTCTTGGGGAACACAACCGATCTATCCAGTCTGGAATACTCCACTCTTCAAGATTCTGACACCATTCTAAGCCTCAGTGCCAAAA ATTGCTCTCAACTGACAAAACATTGGGAATTATCCTTTGATATGTCCTCAATCACAAGGAACATTGAAATACAATTGGCAGAGTTAAGGATTAATTTTGCTCCTGGGAGAACCCATGATGTGACCCTCGACATCTCTCACAGTAAAGAAGGCGAAGGAAAAACTTTCCTGGGATCGGTGAAAATTGACTTTAGTATTGAAAGAGGACCCACTTTGAAAACTATCAATATTACCCGATTGATACAATCCTATTTCCATCAAAGTGAACATTTTAATCTTAAAAATGACCAAAAGGAGGAAATGCCCAAGAATGGTCAAGAAAGCAACTGTACAGAAGTGTCTACAGATAGAGTTGTATTGGTTGTTTTTACCAAGGACATTCCTTCTGCTAACCTCCATGGATATCCTAACCTCATCCAGACAGTTGAGTCTTCTAAGCATGTGACGACCCCATTGTCTGGCATTAATAGAATTAGGAAAAGTAGAAGTGCAGAGCGAGCTAAGATCATGGCCAACTTTCCCACCACACCTACTGTAGATGGGAAACCAATGTGCAGAAGAGTTGACATGATGTTGAACTTTGTAAACTTTGGATGGGGAGACTGGGTTATCTATCCCCCCAAAATTAATGCATATAGATGTGAAGGAGCTTGCGCTATACCTTTAAGTGAGATCTTCAAGCCAACAAACCATGCATATATTAAG aGTTTGGTCAAGCTGTACAATTCAGATGGAGTTGATGATCCCTCGTGTGTCCCAGTGAAGATGAGACCATTATCTATGCTGATGAATGAAGGAGGAAGGGTGGTTATGAAGATCCATGAAGATATGATTGTTGAAGAGTGTGGATGTCACTGA